The Metarhizium brunneum chromosome 5, complete sequence sequence TCGGGCACATTGGATGCTACCATTCGGAGTACATCTCAAAGTACGTGGACCTGTGAAAACAGGGATACGGCATTCCCCAGTCTCGGCCAAGCCACGCGCGCCAAGATAATATCTGGTTTCTTCACCCCGTTTCATGGAGTCGAGAAAGGGTCGTCCTCGCAATATCGCATCGGACCAAGCCCATAGACAGCAAACTAAAGAGCTTCTTGAGCCAACTGCATCACTGTTTCAGATGAAGCGGCCAGCGAACTAGATTCGACCATTTTGAAGCTAACACGAATGAATTCTGGCTTCCAAGGCTgtcgctgttgctgctgaaCTCGAGCTTTTGAAACTGTATTCGAGCTCGTTGAAGCGGTTGGATTCGCGCCTGTGTAGCTGTGAGAATTGATTCATTTCCTAGAGCTCCTTTCATTTTCCCCTCTGGCCGCATCAAGTTGCTTGTGGTGTTGAGGTGCGCAGCCTTCAACGCCAAAACGGCAGGATCGCGATAATGCACGAAAACGCGGACCGGAGCTAAAATTCAGGCTAGGTATAGTAATTTAAGGCCTTTTAGACTAATTATTATTCAAGTTTAAATTATACAAGGCCTGTGATCATAGTGGCGTGGCACTCGGGACTCCTATTAAAAACCCAAAGCTGCAATGTTTGATTCAGCACCTTCTATTCCAGCTTTACTTCAACACGTCTGGAAATGAAGTAAATCGGCTGCATATGCAAGCTACGTATAGCCAGCTACTAGTACAAGCCGGTACTAGCTAGGTAGTAATATGGGAGCACACGTGGCACGCCAACAGTCCCTTCCGGGTCGTCACAGTTTTGTTTTACAACGGGGGAAGTTGTCAATTTTCTACTCGTCGTACAATTTATGaatctacctaggtacttgtcAGAGGTCCCTGTGGCGCTAAAAAGTGATGTGACTTTCTTCAATCATCTTTTTATGCTCAGTCCTGATTGAAAAAGTCGTCAATTTCAGCGTCTGTCAACGGCGCAGGCTCAAGATTCTCGGTAATAAAAGGGATAAAGCTGCTGACCCTAGTAAATACCGTGGACTCGCCGCAGTAATTTTTCTTTGCGTCCTGAAGAACCTTTGACGCGACACCAATCAAGGTTCCCGTTTGCTGGTCGATAAGAGGACCGCCGCTATCCCCATAGCACAGCGTCTTGCCACTTTCACCAGCACATACTGTGTCTTGACCAGTTATACTGTGTACAAGCCTCCCCTCTGGATCATGATCTACGCAGTACTGTGGTGACTTAATAGGGACAGTGATCTTGCCAAGTTTATCCACACGAGATTTGTCTCCGGGAGCTTGCCGGCCCCTTGCCTATTCGTCAACACCTCTCCAAAAACATGTCATCGTGCAGAGTTTACTAGCACTTAccagcctgctgctgcagcaATTGAATCAACCGGCGGAACCGCGTTACTTTCCGGTAGGATCGCGTAGCTAATCGTGCTGCTGTTCACAATCGGGGTTGATAATTTTATGATGCCAATATCATTGAATGGATGGATCGGGGATGGTATGTACTTTGGATGGAGCTTGTAAGATGCAACTCGTGCATCTACGCCGCCCATCTGCACATTctataaaattattagcttGATGCAAATGAACAAAAGTTTGCAAGTAGCACAGAGGTTCTAGCTACGCAGATGGCGTAAGGGAATATCATTTACTTACCAACGTTCCTGCCTTTACAGAAGCGCTCTTTAAAAGACAGTGACCAGCAGTAAGAACAGTTTTTCTATCCAGTAAACTGCCTCCGCAATGTTGCTGGTTATCCTCGTCGTAAATATTAACAATAAATTTAAATTCACCATCTTAAGCAACTTCTCCGCCAATAACTCTCCTATCGATAGCTGGTGTCGCTGCCGAAATAGCAGAAAACGCGGCAGCTAGTAGAATAGCAGCCTTGGGTACCATGGTCAAGACAGGAGTTGGTCGGTGGACTGCTGATGTATAAGTTTCCAAAGAGTTGTCGATTGCTCAAGAGAAACGGAAGGTGCAGCACAGCCTAGTATTAAATCCTACCGGACTTGCAGGTCTGACTAGTTACGACATGTATTGACTCGCGCGCATACGCTTTAATTTTGCGTTTTTATATCCACGCATGTCGTCATCATGCAAAAAGCGTGGGACTTGATATAATGCTGTTGGGAGTGCCAAGGTATCTGGTACCTAAATAGCTACCGAGATATGCTTACGAGTTATTAACGATGCACTTATTAGACGCGGCCTTGACAATATCAAACTAGGAAAATAATAGCAAGGGTGTCCCGGGGATGCGTAAATAGATTATGTATTCAGGAGTGTAAGTGGGGCTTTATATGGGCTTGAGTGCCAAAGGTACCCAAAAATTCAGGGCTAGTACCCtgtatataatattaattacgGGTCTGGTATCTTGGTTAATGAATCGTGATTATTATAGTAGTAATATATAGTACTTGATTTGTAATTTGTGAGCTATATATTTAATCCCtgtaaataaattttttattcaattttaaaaaaaaagctccATAAAAATACATTAATTAGTATAGTGCAATTGGTAATATATATCTCTGCCGTGTAAAATTATAGCACTGCGCTGTAGCTTTTTGTGGTGCTGGCACTATACTGGATTTTTTTACACTACTCGTGCAACGCCCCACAATAGGTTGTTCAGTCAAAGCCCTCACCACCTATGGTGCACCGGGGAGGAGAACACTAGTGgacaagaagggaaagggaTTGATCGGAGAAGGAGTGAGTGGAGCGTTGAATACCGCTAAAGAATGCGAATTTTCGGAGAGGGGAAATGGAAAAACGATACGATTCAGAATAGTTTATGGACTTGGATGGATCATTAGGCTTGCGCACTATTAGGTTGGTGGAGCGGATTGAATCTGGGAAGACAGTCGGGGTCAAGTTCTTGCTTCCTGACCAAGTTCCTCATTAGTTAATGCTACGGCTAAGGCTTAGGTTCTGTTTAAACAACGGCGATACAAGTATAGCACGATCGACTTGGAAGAATCTGGTCACCATGTACCTCTTTTCCCCTCTAAATCGACTCTGACTTTATTATTGCGTGATGGACCAAATTATACCAACACAGACAAGCTTAATGCCTACAACTTAATATTACCTGGCTCCTCCGAGAAAtctataatattaattatagtatCGCCTAGTAGTATAAGCAGCtataatagtattaataataacaAATAGAATTCCTTTGGCGATAATACCGAGCTCCCCTTAAAAGTCGGCCTTCAAGATTCGGACATAGATTTGGCGGCTGCGATCCCTACACCAAGGTCTTGAGACAGCGACCGTTTTatgctcttttttttgaGTATAAAAATGTTGTCAATAGGCAGGAGGGGCCGCGTGAACGCGTTGGCGTGCCGGTTCAAAGTAAGATACGGCCCACGCCTGATCTCTTGAAGATGTCAACAATACAGCTCTGTTGGTTGTATACAGACGGCCCGTCCTGCGGCCTACATACACTGCAGCCTGCGTGCCGGGTCGTAATATCACATGCAGACTTATCTAATAGTCTCAAGCTGTctgaaaaaaataaacaaacAAGGCACTACAACTTATCGCGAGGTGGCTGGCTACAAGTTCAATAGAAGTAGAATAGTCCTTGATTGAAGCTATCTAACCAGGTTATTGGGATCTTACAAAGGTATGCTAGCTGCCTGCAACTGCTGCCTCGTAGTTATTcacatcatcgtcgtcaacacATGTCCCGCCACCGCCTCCCCACTCCCCACCCAATTCTGATTCACAGCTGGTCGATGCAGCCATGCATAGCCTCAGGACTCTTTAATGCCTACGGAGTCCAGCCGAAGGGGATGCTGATGCCGTTCTGGATTTCAGGCTCCGTAGACGATCCGGTCCCCCTGCTCTGGAGTTGATCCAGGCCACTTCGAACGAAACCACTGCAATATTTGAGGTGGCACCGGTCCAGCCCCCTGGTCTGTAGACGGTTGAGTCCCCTCAAGCTGCCCTGTGGACGGTCGAGTCCCCTCAAGCTGCCCTGTAGACGGTCGAGTCCCCTCAAGCTGCCCTGTAGACGGTTGAGTCCCCTCAAGCTGCCCTGTGGACGGTTGAGTCCCCTGCCCTGGAGGGGATACAGTCACCTCAGAGTCACGGGCCTTCTCCAGATCGGCCGTCTTGCATCCCTTGGAAGCTGCTTGAGAAAAAAAGCCATAAGTGTCGGCATGCTCCAAGTTCTGCGCAGCCGTGAGTCCCTGGATGGCTTTCAAGCCGTAGCTTGCTTTAAAATCCTTCGTGCCCACGAGGGAATGCGAGAGCTCGTGTACGAGGGTGGACGGACGGTCAAATTGGCCACAGCCGCCCTCACGAAGGTTAAAGAACGGTTTGCAGAG is a genomic window containing:
- the TRYP_12 gene encoding Trypsin, translating into MVPKAAILLAAAFSAISAATPAIDRRDNQQHCGGSLLDRKTVLTAGHCLLKSASVKAGTLNVQMGGVDARVASYKLHPKYIPSPIHPFNDIGIIKLSTPIVNSSTISYAILPESNAVPPVDSIAAAAGWGRQAPGDKSRVDKLGKITVPIKSPQYCVDHDPEGRLVHSITGQDTVCAGESGKTLCYGDSGGPLIDQQTGTLIGVASKVLQDAKKNYCGESTVFTRVSSFIPFITENLEPAPLTDAEIDDFFNQD